A part of Romeriopsis navalis LEGE 11480 genomic DNA contains:
- the thyD gene encoding thylakoid membrane protein ThyD — translation MKVAITGATGFVGSRLVERLQSLGHAVVILTRNADKARQQFPLAVYKTVEVVGYDPTQSGDWQQSIAGCDGVVNLAGTPIAEEKWTPAYKQQLVDSRVGTTEKLVEAIAQANPQPTVLVSASAIGFYGTSETAEFDETAAAGNDFLADVCQKWEAAASGVKERGTRLAILRFGIVLGLGGALGKMLTPFKMFAGGPIGSGKQWFSWIHLDDVVNLIIKALEDSSIQGVYNATAPAPVRMTELCTELGKQMKRPSWLPVPGFAIEALLGDGAIVVLEGQKVMPKQTLAAGFEYEYKTIDQALAQVLTMG, via the coding sequence ATGAAAGTCGCAATTACAGGTGCAACCGGATTTGTAGGCAGCCGCCTCGTCGAGCGTTTGCAGAGCTTAGGTCATGCTGTGGTGATTCTGACCCGCAACGCCGATAAGGCCCGCCAGCAATTTCCGCTCGCAGTCTACAAAACTGTGGAAGTCGTGGGCTACGATCCGACGCAATCAGGCGACTGGCAGCAATCGATCGCGGGCTGCGATGGCGTGGTGAATTTGGCGGGTACGCCGATCGCCGAAGAGAAATGGACTCCGGCGTACAAACAGCAATTGGTAGATAGCCGTGTCGGGACAACCGAAAAATTGGTCGAAGCGATCGCCCAAGCCAATCCGCAGCCAACAGTGTTGGTCAGTGCCTCGGCAATCGGCTTCTACGGCACCAGCGAAACGGCCGAATTCGATGAAACGGCGGCAGCGGGGAATGATTTTTTGGCGGATGTTTGTCAAAAGTGGGAGGCGGCGGCAAGTGGGGTCAAGGAAAGGGGCACACGCCTCGCGATTCTGCGATTTGGGATTGTCCTTGGTTTGGGTGGTGCATTGGGTAAGATGCTGACGCCGTTCAAGATGTTTGCGGGTGGACCGATCGGCAGTGGCAAGCAATGGTTTTCCTGGATTCACTTGGATGATGTGGTGAATCTGATTATCAAAGCTTTGGAAGATAGTTCGATTCAGGGGGTTTACAACGCGACAGCCCCAGCACCCGTTAGGATGACTGAGCTTTGTACAGAACTGGGCAAGCAGATGAAGCGGCCGTCTTGGTTACCAGTGCCAGGATTTGCGATCGAAGCGTTGCTAGGTGATGGGGCGATCGTTGTGCTGGAAGGTCAAAAGGTCATGCCAAAACAGACTTTGGCCGCAGGGTTTGAGTATGAGTACAAAACCATTGATCAGGCGTTAGCGCAGGTTTTAACGATGGGTTAA
- a CDS encoding group II truncated hemoglobin has product MEPLSEARFGDQDISFQAAGGFDGIAQTVNCFYDLMEQLPEAEVIRAMHSEDLAVSRDKLIHFLCGWLGGPKTYRAKYGPTNIPRAHQHLPIREAERDAWLQCMQQAIEQQPYTPSFKAYLLHQLSIPAERVKHASEREAKQRGMPQQDA; this is encoded by the coding sequence ATGGAACCCTTATCGGAAGCAAGATTTGGCGATCAAGATATATCTTTTCAGGCCGCCGGTGGGTTTGACGGTATCGCACAAACGGTGAATTGTTTCTACGATTTGATGGAACAGTTACCGGAAGCCGAAGTGATTCGGGCTATGCATTCAGAGGACCTGGCAGTTTCGCGGGATAAGTTGATCCATTTTCTGTGTGGCTGGCTCGGCGGTCCGAAAACCTATCGCGCCAAGTACGGTCCAACCAATATTCCGCGAGCACATCAACATCTCCCTATTCGAGAAGCCGAACGCGATGCTTGGCTCCAATGTATGCAGCAGGCGATCGAGCAACAGCCCTATACACCATCCTTCAAAGCCTATTTACTGCATCAGTTATCAATTCCTGCTGAGCGCGTCAAGCACGCCAGTGAACGTGAGGCAAAGCAGCGTGGAATGCCTCAGCAAGACGCTTAA
- a CDS encoding Uma2 family endonuclease, translated as MTVATQQRLTLSEYLTYDDGTNTRYELVDGVLVEMGNEAKINTLIAVFLIQVLIQLGLEAYRIGIKQKIQVASLHASARDPDLIIHSSESAAVGDDASEFCLKLHHPNPMIVIEIASPGGESTDNYQRDYVQKPQEYATRSIPEYWIIDPERAVVKVGTLTNGSYQFQNFTGNSQINSPAFPQLELTATRVLNAGR; from the coding sequence ATGACCGTCGCCACGCAACAACGCTTGACCCTTTCGGAATATCTGACCTACGACGACGGTACAAATACCCGCTATGAATTGGTGGATGGAGTATTAGTTGAAATGGGAAATGAAGCCAAAATTAATACTCTGATTGCAGTTTTCCTGATTCAGGTGTTGATTCAGTTGGGGTTAGAGGCGTACCGAATTGGGATCAAACAAAAAATACAAGTGGCCAGCCTCCATGCTTCTGCCCGTGACCCTGACCTGATCATTCATAGTTCAGAATCAGCCGCAGTGGGCGATGACGCATCGGAATTCTGTCTGAAACTACATCACCCAAACCCCATGATCGTAATTGAAATCGCTTCCCCTGGCGGCGAATCGACCGATAATTATCAGCGGGATTATGTCCAAAAGCCGCAAGAATATGCTACGCGCAGCATCCCAGAATATTGGATTATTGATCCGGAGCGGGCTGTAGTGAAAGTTGGCACGCTCACTAATGGGTCATATCAGTTTCAAAACTTCACTGGAAATAGTCAGATTAACTCACCCGCATTCCCACAACTGGAGTTGACGGCGACAAGAGTACTGAATGCGGGGCGCTAA